Proteins from a genomic interval of Desulfurobacterium sp. TC5-1:
- a CDS encoding GNAT family N-acetyltransferase, whose amino-acid sequence MEPEIVGEKIVLKLGEEEAFVKFKIEQNIIMVTTTYVPESHRGKGIAGKLNAKLVEMAKEKRMKIYPLCEYTRKYLERKQLHELIYE is encoded by the coding sequence TTGGAACCTGAAATTGTTGGCGAAAAAATTGTCCTCAAGTTAGGAGAAGAAGAGGCATTTGTAAAGTTTAAGATTGAACAAAACATAATAATGGTAACAACAACCTACGTCCCTGAATCCCATAGAGGAAAGGGCATTGCCGGAAAACTCAATGCAAAATTGGTAGAAATGGCTAAGGAAAAGAGAATGAAAATCTACCCGCTCTGCGAATACACAAGAAAATACCTTGAACGCAAACAGCTACACGAGCTGATTTATGAATAA
- a CDS encoding TonB family protein translates to MKQEKFLKDEYAKLDIVALAISILIHASILSIFHIKNSILKTTEFEVIDFNAFSLDTEVESNLIALKSNPGKSTSLSNADIRVEIPSGLITKKNSRGSSKNSLISKVLKKGEIKTTNIYKTGNKNAPSSERENSKSLGNTGYTLSISDSTSGTGKNSFSDLKVKGSSIAPYALMIKKIIMSNWKNPYAGTRKDLKVELSFTIDKQGKMTSFNIEKLSTDSLFNDAAINAIYNSAPFPPIPKNIPIKSLTLKVKFEVK, encoded by the coding sequence TTGAAACAGGAAAAGTTTCTTAAGGACGAATACGCCAAATTAGATATTGTTGCCCTCGCCATTTCTATTCTTATACACGCCTCCATTTTAAGCATATTTCACATTAAAAACAGCATACTCAAAACAACAGAGTTTGAAGTTATAGACTTTAACGCCTTCAGCCTTGACACAGAAGTCGAATCAAACCTCATAGCTTTAAAAAGTAATCCCGGCAAGTCAACCTCTCTTTCTAATGCAGACATAAGAGTTGAAATTCCCTCAGGATTGATTACAAAGAAAAACAGCAGAGGAAGTTCTAAAAACAGCTTAATCTCAAAAGTTTTAAAAAAAGGCGAAATAAAAACCACAAATATTTATAAAACCGGAAACAAAAATGCACCGAGTTCAGAAAGAGAAAACAGCAAATCTTTAGGAAATACCGGCTACACTTTATCCATTTCTGACAGCACAAGCGGAACAGGGAAAAATTCTTTTTCAGATCTCAAAGTGAAAGGCTCCTCTATTGCACCCTATGCGCTTATGATAAAAAAGATAATAATGAGCAACTGGAAAAACCCCTACGCCGGAACTCGAAAGGACTTAAAGGTAGAACTCTCCTTTACAATAGACAAACAGGGAAAAATGACTTCTTTCAACATTGAGAAGCTATCAACCGACAGCCTCTTCAACGATGCTGCAATAAACGCCATTTACAACTCTGCACCATTTCCGCCAATACCCAAAAACATCCCAATAAAGAGCCTCACCTTAAAAGTAAAGTTTGAGGTTAAATAG
- the mnmG gene encoding tRNA uridine-5-carboxymethylaminomethyl(34) synthesis enzyme MnmG, protein MWDGIYDVIVVGAGHAGCEAALAAARMGCKTALFTINVDKIAEMSCNPSIGGVAKGTVVREIDALGGEMAKNIDATGIQFRILNRKKGPAVRAPRAQADKEAYRKRMRMVIENTENLDIIQQIVDDIIVENQEVKGVLTHIGARYAAKAVVVTAGTFLKGKIIIGFEEFEGGRMWEPSANKLSDFYVRHGFRVARLKTGTPTRLDGRTIDFSKMEEQPGDEPPPFFSYWTEPREIKQIPCYITYTTPETHEIIRKNLHRSPMYGEKKLITGTGVRYCPSIEDKIVKFPDRQRHHVFVEPEGRDTIEFYPNGTSTSLPYDVQEAIIHSIPGLENAKIIRPAYGIEYDFIDPTHLYPTLETKIIKGLFNAGQVNGTTGYEEAAGQGIVAGINAALTAKESDEKFVLGRDEAYIGVMIDDLVNKGVREPYRLFTSRAEYRLILRYDNADLRLAKYGYKFGLITKEQYEKVKKKYETVKVFIEKLKELKVKPEEINPMLEKEGTTPVKETVSCYNILKRPEVKLSSLLKIVNLPKPSEVDEKTIKEALEETEIEIKYEGYIKRQLEDVKKFRKLENIKIPEGFDYDSVPISTEEKQKLKEAKPLTLGQASRLEGIRPASISILSVYINRWKSRREGKGA, encoded by the coding sequence ATGTGGGACGGCATCTATGACGTAATAGTTGTTGGAGCCGGCCATGCAGGATGTGAAGCAGCACTTGCTGCAGCGAGAATGGGATGTAAAACCGCTCTATTCACCATAAATGTTGACAAAATAGCCGAAATGTCCTGCAATCCATCAATTGGCGGCGTGGCAAAAGGAACGGTGGTTAGAGAAATTGATGCCCTGGGTGGCGAAATGGCAAAAAACATTGACGCCACAGGCATCCAGTTTCGAATCCTCAACAGGAAAAAAGGACCTGCTGTCAGAGCTCCAAGAGCACAGGCAGACAAGGAAGCTTACCGTAAAAGAATGAGAATGGTTATAGAAAATACTGAAAACCTTGACATAATACAGCAAATAGTTGACGATATAATCGTTGAAAACCAGGAAGTAAAAGGTGTTTTAACACACATAGGGGCAAGATACGCAGCAAAGGCGGTAGTAGTTACAGCCGGAACGTTCCTGAAGGGAAAAATTATCATCGGATTCGAAGAATTCGAAGGCGGCAGAATGTGGGAGCCGTCTGCCAACAAACTTTCCGATTTCTATGTAAGGCACGGCTTTCGCGTTGCAAGACTTAAAACAGGAACACCGACAAGGTTAGACGGAAGAACCATTGACTTTTCAAAAATGGAAGAGCAGCCTGGCGATGAACCACCTCCGTTTTTTTCCTACTGGACAGAGCCAAGGGAAATCAAGCAGATACCCTGCTATATAACATATACAACACCTGAAACCCACGAAATCATAAGGAAAAACCTTCATCGTTCCCCGATGTATGGTGAAAAAAAATTAATAACAGGAACAGGCGTTAGATACTGTCCCTCAATAGAGGATAAAATTGTAAAGTTCCCCGACAGACAGAGGCACCACGTTTTTGTGGAACCTGAAGGCAGAGATACTATAGAGTTTTATCCGAACGGAACGTCAACAAGTTTACCTTACGATGTTCAGGAAGCGATAATTCACTCAATACCGGGATTGGAAAACGCAAAAATAATAAGGCCGGCTTACGGGATTGAGTACGACTTCATAGATCCAACACACCTATATCCAACACTTGAAACAAAAATAATAAAAGGGCTTTTCAACGCAGGTCAGGTAAACGGAACAACAGGATATGAAGAGGCAGCGGGACAGGGAATCGTTGCAGGTATTAACGCAGCGCTAACTGCAAAGGAAAGTGACGAAAAATTTGTTCTTGGAAGAGACGAAGCTTACATCGGTGTTATGATAGATGACCTTGTAAACAAAGGAGTCAGAGAACCTTACAGACTCTTCACCTCAAGGGCAGAATACAGGCTTATTTTAAGGTACGACAACGCTGATCTCAGACTGGCAAAGTACGGCTACAAGTTTGGTCTAATCACAAAAGAGCAGTACGAAAAAGTAAAGAAAAAGTACGAAACTGTCAAAGTTTTCATAGAAAAATTAAAAGAGCTTAAAGTTAAACCGGAAGAAATAAACCCTATGCTTGAAAAAGAGGGAACAACACCCGTAAAAGAAACGGTCAGTTGCTACAACATTCTAAAAAGACCGGAAGTTAAACTCTCTTCCCTTCTTAAAATAGTCAACCTTCCAAAACCCTCAGAAGTAGATGAAAAAACGATAAAAGAAGCACTTGAAGAAACAGAGATAGAAATAAAGTACGAAGGCTACATAAAGAGACAACTTGAAGATGTCAAAAAATTTAGAAAGCTGGAAAACATAAAAATACCTGAAGGCTTTGATTATGATTCTGTTCCCATATCAACGGAAGAAAAGCAAAAACTCAAGGAGGCAAAACCTCTAACACTCGGGCAGGCATCAAGACTTGAAGGTATAAGGCCTGCATCAATATCTATTCTTTCCGTTTACATAAACAGATGGAAGTCCCGTAGAGAGGGAAAAGGTGCTTGA
- the aroC gene encoding chorismate synthase yields MALRFFTAGESHGKGIFAFLEGFPANFPVDFDFINGELLRRQGGYGRGGRMKIEKDKVEFLSGVRLGKTLGSPILMAVWNRDYENWTEIMKPEPGELPEEKKVLRPRPGHADLTGFIKYGFDDIRNVLERSSARETAGRVAAGALCKNLLRHLGIFVGSYVVSIGEKQVDRKLYEDISFKERFDNSENSELRLPVKDEAIEEEFKRYVDSMKEKGESLGGVFEVFALNVPVGLGSYVQWDRRLDGKIAQAMMSIQAIKGIEIGSGFEGAKTPGSKVHDEIFYSEERGFYRETNRAGGLEGGMTNGEPVVVRCAMKPIPTLYKPLRSVDLKTLEPYEASIERSDICAVPAAAVVAEAMLAITLLGEIVDSYPSDDFRKLLSFFR; encoded by the coding sequence GTGGCTTTAAGGTTTTTTACTGCGGGTGAGTCTCACGGGAAAGGTATTTTTGCTTTTTTAGAGGGTTTTCCGGCCAACTTTCCTGTTGATTTTGATTTTATTAACGGTGAGCTTCTTAGAAGGCAGGGGGGGTATGGCCGTGGCGGTAGAATGAAAATAGAGAAGGATAAAGTTGAGTTCTTATCTGGTGTAAGGCTTGGAAAAACGCTTGGTTCTCCTATTTTGATGGCTGTTTGGAACAGGGATTATGAGAACTGGACGGAAATAATGAAACCGGAACCGGGAGAGCTTCCGGAAGAAAAGAAGGTTTTGAGACCCCGTCCGGGGCATGCAGATTTAACAGGTTTTATTAAGTACGGTTTTGATGATATAAGGAACGTTCTTGAACGGTCAAGTGCAAGAGAGACAGCAGGTAGGGTGGCTGCCGGTGCCCTCTGTAAGAATCTATTGAGGCATTTAGGTATTTTTGTAGGAAGTTACGTTGTTTCAATTGGTGAAAAGCAGGTTGACAGGAAACTTTATGAGGATATTTCCTTTAAGGAGCGGTTTGATAATTCCGAAAATTCGGAGCTCAGGCTTCCTGTAAAAGATGAAGCTATTGAAGAAGAGTTTAAGCGCTATGTTGACAGTATGAAAGAAAAGGGAGAAAGTCTTGGTGGTGTTTTTGAGGTTTTTGCTCTGAACGTTCCTGTTGGTCTTGGTTCTTACGTTCAGTGGGACAGGCGGCTTGACGGTAAGATAGCTCAGGCTATGATGAGTATTCAGGCAATAAAGGGTATTGAGATCGGTTCTGGATTTGAAGGAGCTAAAACGCCAGGTTCTAAAGTTCACGATGAGATATTCTACTCTGAGGAAAGAGGTTTCTACAGGGAAACAAACAGAGCAGGTGGATTAGAAGGTGGAATGACAAACGGAGAGCCGGTTGTTGTTAGGTGTGCTATGAAACCTATTCCAACACTTTACAAGCCTTTGAGGAGTGTTGACCTTAAAACCCTTGAACCTTATGAAGCTTCTATAGAGCGTTCCGATATATGTGCTGTTCCGGCGGCTGCGGTTGTTGCCGAGGCAATGTTAGCGATAACGCTTCTTGGTGAGATAGTGGATTCGTATCCTTCAGACGATTTTAGAAAGCTTCTCTCTTTCTTCAGGTAA
- a CDS encoding sulfide/dihydroorotate dehydrogenase-like FAD/NAD-binding protein, with the protein MYRIVRKRELAENVDEFVIEAPEIAEKAKPGQFIIVRISKKGERIPLTIAEKDPEQGTITLMVQRVGKTTFHLSCFEEGHVIPDVVGPLGRPTHIENWGHVVCVGGGLGLAPIHHIAQGVKEAGNRITTVMGFRSKDLIFWEDKMKALSDRVIVTTNDGSYGMKGLVTDGIQKLIDEGEKIDMVITAGPVPMMKAVAELTKKYDIPTVASLNPIMVDGTGMCGACRVTVGGEVKFACVDGPEFDAHQVDFDELMNRLRMFKSLEGEALKEFQKKHCGCGRE; encoded by the coding sequence ATGTACAGAATAGTCAGAAAACGGGAACTCGCCGAGAATGTTGACGAGTTTGTGATTGAAGCACCGGAGATAGCTGAAAAGGCAAAGCCCGGTCAGTTTATCATTGTAAGGATTTCAAAAAAGGGTGAGAGAATTCCCCTAACAATTGCAGAAAAAGACCCTGAGCAGGGAACGATTACTCTCATGGTTCAGAGAGTTGGTAAAACTACCTTCCACCTTTCATGTTTTGAAGAGGGACACGTTATTCCTGACGTTGTTGGTCCTCTTGGGAGACCTACTCATATTGAGAATTGGGGACATGTTGTTTGCGTTGGTGGAGGTCTTGGTCTTGCACCTATTCACCACATAGCTCAGGGTGTAAAAGAGGCTGGGAACAGAATTACGACAGTTATGGGCTTTAGAAGCAAGGACCTCATCTTCTGGGAAGATAAGATGAAAGCCCTCTCGGACAGGGTGATTGTTACCACAAATGACGGTTCTTATGGAATGAAAGGCCTTGTTACAGATGGGATTCAGAAATTGATAGATGAAGGTGAGAAAATAGATATGGTTATAACCGCCGGTCCTGTGCCAATGATGAAAGCAGTTGCTGAGTTAACAAAGAAGTACGACATTCCGACGGTAGCTTCTCTTAACCCTATAATGGTTGATGGTACAGGTATGTGCGGTGCCTGCCGTGTTACGGTTGGTGGTGAGGTGAAGTTTGCATGCGTTGATGGTCCTGAGTTTGATGCCCACCAGGTTGATTTTGATGAGCTTATGAACAGGCTTCGTATGTTTAAGTCATTAGAAGGTGAAGCTTTAAAAGAGTTTCAGAAAAAACACTGCGGTTGCGGAAGGGAGTAA
- a CDS encoding SAM-dependent chlorinase/fluorinase → MENLIAVMSDYGLKDAYVGTLKATLYMNNPEARVVDITHHIRPFDLVDAAIKLKWSYRYFPSGTVFLIAVDPDPSAELIIISTEKYYIVTPNNGIPSLMLEEEPADSVYIITADHYFIEGKGNFRGRNQLAPIAAQLAKFQSPFYLGDQKELSIIKRFRIPSPKEIEPGKFECIIIDVDSFGNLILNMEYNGQLPSRIEINGVEITSSSLNFRGKKKGEFFISVNPEGHYQLISYMASAARLLKATRGTKVVVEF, encoded by the coding sequence ATGGAAAACCTGATAGCTGTAATGAGCGATTACGGCCTTAAAGATGCCTACGTTGGAACTTTAAAGGCAACGCTTTACATGAACAATCCCGAAGCACGGGTTGTTGACATAACTCACCATATCAGACCCTTTGATTTAGTGGATGCAGCAATCAAACTAAAGTGGTCTTACAGATACTTTCCATCAGGAACAGTTTTTCTAATAGCTGTAGATCCAGATCCTTCAGCAGAATTGATAATCATTTCAACTGAAAAATATTACATAGTAACACCAAACAACGGCATTCCAAGTTTAATGTTAGAGGAAGAACCTGCAGACTCTGTTTATATTATTACTGCCGATCACTACTTCATTGAAGGAAAAGGCAACTTCAGAGGAAGAAACCAGCTTGCTCCCATCGCTGCCCAGCTTGCAAAATTCCAATCGCCATTTTACCTTGGTGACCAGAAAGAACTTTCAATCATCAAAAGGTTTAGAATACCGTCTCCAAAAGAGATAGAACCCGGAAAATTTGAATGCATTATTATAGACGTGGACAGTTTTGGAAACCTAATACTTAATATGGAATACAACGGACAACTTCCTTCGCGAATCGAAATAAACGGCGTCGAAATCACATCCTCCTCTTTAAATTTTAGGGGTAAGAAAAAAGGAGAATTTTTCATATCAGTTAACCCGGAAGGTCACTATCAGCTGATATCCTATATGGCCTCTGCCGCAAGGCTATTAAAAGCCACAAGGGGAACCAAAGTAGTGGTGGAGTTTTAA
- the gltA gene encoding NADPH-dependent glutamate synthase: MAKREIRKNRVPVPERPAEERIKDFNEVKLGYTPELAMEEAKRCIQCPTQPCVEGCPVRVPIPQFVKLIAEGKFVEAARKIKEENILPSICGRVCPQENQCEGVCVVGKIGDPVAIGALEAFAGDYEARVGIEKPEKAEPTGKKVAVIGSGPGGITCAADLAKLGHSVTIFEALHEPGGVLIYGIPEFRLPNEIVYRELEILKDLGVEIKLNCVVGKTKTLEELRKEFDAVFIASGAGLPYLLKIEGLNLNGVYAANEFLTRVNLMGASRFPDYDTPVYVGKRVAVIGGGNTAMDVARTAKRLKGVEEVYIVYRRSEAEMPARVEEVHHAKEEGVIFKTLTNPVKFIGKDGWVVGMECVKMELSEPDESGRRRPVPIDGSNFVLDVDTVVLAIGQGPNPIVMEGVEGLEVGKWGQIVVDPETCKTSLEGVFAGGDVIHGGSTVIQAMGDARKAAAAIHEYLLEK; encoded by the coding sequence ATGGCTAAGAGAGAAATAAGAAAGAACAGAGTTCCGGTTCCTGAAAGACCGGCAGAAGAGAGAATAAAGGATTTTAATGAGGTAAAGCTTGGATATACGCCAGAACTTGCCATGGAAGAGGCAAAGAGGTGTATTCAGTGTCCTACACAACCCTGTGTTGAAGGTTGTCCTGTTAGGGTACCTATTCCTCAGTTTGTAAAGCTTATTGCCGAAGGAAAATTCGTTGAAGCGGCCAGAAAGATAAAAGAGGAGAACATTCTTCCTTCCATTTGTGGAAGGGTTTGTCCTCAGGAAAACCAGTGTGAGGGTGTATGTGTCGTAGGAAAAATTGGTGATCCTGTTGCCATTGGTGCTCTTGAAGCATTTGCCGGTGATTACGAGGCCAGAGTTGGTATTGAAAAGCCTGAAAAGGCAGAACCCACAGGGAAGAAAGTTGCTGTTATTGGTTCAGGGCCAGGTGGTATTACCTGTGCGGCTGACCTTGCAAAGCTCGGTCATTCTGTAACAATATTTGAAGCTCTCCATGAACCGGGTGGTGTTCTTATTTACGGTATCCCTGAGTTCAGACTTCCAAACGAAATTGTTTACAGAGAGCTGGAGATTCTTAAAGATCTTGGTGTAGAGATAAAGCTCAACTGTGTTGTAGGTAAAACGAAAACTTTAGAAGAACTTAGAAAAGAATTTGACGCTGTATTTATAGCTTCAGGTGCAGGTCTTCCTTATCTGCTTAAGATAGAGGGACTTAACCTTAACGGCGTTTACGCTGCAAATGAATTCCTTACAAGAGTAAACCTTATGGGAGCTTCAAGGTTCCCCGATTACGATACGCCTGTTTATGTTGGTAAAAGGGTTGCCGTAATAGGTGGCGGTAACACCGCTATGGACGTTGCGAGAACGGCGAAAAGACTCAAAGGTGTTGAAGAGGTTTACATCGTTTATAGACGTTCCGAAGCTGAAATGCCTGCAAGGGTTGAAGAGGTTCACCACGCAAAAGAGGAAGGTGTTATTTTCAAAACATTAACCAACCCTGTGAAGTTTATTGGAAAAGATGGTTGGGTTGTTGGTATGGAGTGTGTCAAAATGGAACTTTCTGAACCTGATGAATCGGGAAGAAGGAGACCTGTCCCGATAGATGGGTCAAACTTTGTTCTTGATGTTGATACTGTTGTTCTTGCTATTGGTCAGGGGCCAAACCCGATTGTTATGGAAGGCGTTGAAGGACTTGAAGTTGGTAAATGGGGTCAGATTGTCGTTGATCCTGAAACCTGCAAAACAAGCCTTGAAGGCGTCTTTGCCGGCGGTGATGTTATCCACGGTGGCTCTACAGTTATTCAAGCTATGGGAGATGCGAGAAAAGCGGCTGCGGCTATTCACGAATATCTTCTTGAAAAGTGA
- the rsmG gene encoding 16S rRNA (guanine(527)-N(7))-methyltransferase RsmG: MLENLCALNGITLPDEGFEKLEIYKSLLKKWGKRINITSILSDEEIEKKHFFDSLTGIKAFEKAGINLKDKHVADVGSGGGFPGMVLAIALPETTFTLVEPRHKRCVFLEQVKRELKINNVSIECTRIEELTDKKFDILTMRAVEDPKSAVKITKPFLENRAVLCIYRGKEPFTGEIPGFIIERIDLDLKGVNFKRHFLFIRKEEPVGT, from the coding sequence GTGCTTGAGAACCTCTGCGCCCTAAATGGCATAACCCTGCCAGATGAAGGTTTTGAAAAGCTTGAGATTTATAAATCCCTTTTAAAGAAGTGGGGAAAAAGGATAAACATCACATCTATACTTTCAGACGAAGAGATTGAGAAAAAGCACTTTTTTGATTCGTTGACAGGAATCAAAGCTTTTGAAAAAGCTGGAATTAACTTAAAAGATAAGCACGTGGCAGATGTTGGTTCAGGTGGCGGATTCCCAGGAATGGTGCTTGCCATCGCGCTTCCCGAAACAACGTTTACTCTTGTGGAACCAAGGCACAAAAGGTGCGTTTTTTTGGAACAGGTGAAAAGGGAACTGAAAATTAACAACGTTTCAATAGAGTGCACAAGGATTGAGGAGTTAACAGATAAAAAGTTTGATATTTTAACAATGCGGGCCGTGGAAGACCCCAAAAGTGCTGTTAAAATCACAAAGCCTTTTTTAGAAAACCGTGCCGTGCTGTGTATCTACCGGGGAAAAGAGCCGTTTACAGGCGAGATTCCCGGATTTATAATTGAAAGGATAGATCTTGACCTTAAAGGAGTAAACTTTAAGAGACACTTTCTCTTCATAAGAAAGGAGGAGCCCGTTGGAACCTGA
- a CDS encoding TolC family protein, with translation MKRTIALLLLLTANGYSMTIGELKEALKNNNLEVKQSIKSLESAQFQKRADLKKFFPVFNIQASASRFYPYTTTTGKAWENDYNAGITATANIWNFQTRTKVKIDTAQIESQKLAIDKTFEDIYLQGISYLLQLKGAEKKIALRKKELENAKKIYRVARSRYDQGLVLITDVLKARANVEKAKSTLIAAESEKEKIETALQSLLNTDRNITADVKLSDNLTVPSVKELVENAVETRKEIAIQKLKIKTAELSVQSVKDGNKPSVTVSASYFRESHDLSFENENYNFQVSLNWRIFDSFQTKYAALSAEKEKEMAEIELAKLKNQIKKEVLDSYTDFKTAKANLENARSYLRFAQKTYERTLNEYELGVSDLVSLLSAYNEYTNAEENFTDNLVNLNIAYYKLLKSAGMLGGSK, from the coding sequence ATGAAAAGGACGATAGCACTGCTGCTTCTTTTAACGGCAAACGGCTACAGCATGACCATAGGAGAGCTTAAAGAGGCTCTCAAGAATAACAACCTCGAAGTTAAACAGTCCATAAAAAGCCTTGAATCAGCGCAGTTCCAGAAAAGAGCAGACCTAAAAAAATTCTTTCCTGTTTTCAACATTCAGGCTTCAGCCTCAAGGTTTTATCCGTACACAACCACAACGGGGAAAGCGTGGGAAAACGACTACAACGCCGGAATAACAGCAACGGCAAACATCTGGAACTTTCAGACAAGGACAAAGGTAAAAATTGACACGGCTCAGATAGAAAGCCAGAAATTAGCAATAGATAAAACATTTGAAGACATATACCTTCAAGGAATAAGCTACCTGTTGCAATTAAAAGGAGCAGAAAAGAAGATAGCGTTAAGAAAAAAAGAGCTTGAAAACGCCAAAAAAATATACAGGGTAGCCAGGTCAAGGTACGACCAGGGACTTGTGCTTATAACGGACGTCTTAAAAGCCCGTGCAAACGTGGAAAAGGCAAAAAGCACACTGATCGCCGCAGAAAGTGAAAAGGAAAAGATAGAAACGGCACTGCAGAGCCTTTTAAATACCGACAGGAACATAACAGCTGACGTAAAACTTTCTGACAACCTGACAGTCCCTTCCGTAAAGGAACTTGTTGAAAATGCAGTAGAAACCAGAAAAGAGATAGCAATTCAGAAACTGAAGATAAAAACCGCTGAACTGTCAGTTCAATCTGTAAAAGACGGCAACAAACCTTCTGTAACTGTTTCAGCATCGTACTTTAGAGAGAGTCACGACCTGTCATTTGAAAATGAAAACTACAACTTTCAGGTAAGCCTTAACTGGAGGATATTTGACTCATTCCAAACAAAATACGCAGCGCTATCTGCCGAAAAAGAGAAAGAGATGGCAGAAATTGAACTTGCAAAACTTAAAAATCAGATTAAAAAAGAGGTTTTAGATAGTTATACCGACTTCAAAACGGCAAAGGCAAACCTTGAAAATGCCAGAAGTTACCTGAGGTTTGCTCAAAAAACCTACGAGAGAACACTAAATGAATATGAACTGGGCGTTTCTGACCTTGTATCTCTGCTTTCGGCCTACAACGAATACACAAATGCTGAAGAAAACTTTACCGATAATCTGGTTAACCTTAATATAGCTTACTACAAACTACTTAAAAGCGCTGGAATGCTTGGAGGATCAAAGTGA
- a CDS encoding lysophospholipid acyltransferase family protein translates to MKETFITLILNAYLKTLRIEIHLKKGARLPSPENPGIYMFWHGRMLILPFVFKDKGQLVKVLISRHRDGEKIAGIIHKLGFGTVRGSTGIKKGGDKAFRNLVKALQNGYSIAITPDGPRGPREKLKTGVAKLSMITKIPVFPVTFSTNRGKALGSWDRFLVPYPFSKCKIAIGEPLIPETDEDLKTFANRLELSLKSLTQQTDGEMGWKT, encoded by the coding sequence GTGAAGGAAACATTCATTACTTTGATTTTAAATGCATATCTCAAAACACTTAGAATAGAAATTCACCTTAAAAAGGGAGCAAGGCTCCCTTCACCTGAAAACCCGGGAATATATATGTTCTGGCATGGAAGGATGTTAATTCTCCCATTCGTATTTAAAGACAAAGGGCAACTTGTAAAAGTTCTTATAAGCCGACACCGCGACGGAGAAAAAATAGCAGGAATAATACACAAACTCGGTTTTGGAACAGTAAGAGGCTCAACAGGAATAAAAAAGGGTGGAGATAAAGCTTTTAGAAATCTCGTAAAAGCACTTCAAAACGGCTACAGCATAGCGATAACACCTGACGGACCCAGGGGACCCAGAGAAAAATTAAAAACAGGGGTGGCAAAACTTTCAATGATAACTAAAATTCCTGTATTTCCGGTAACCTTCTCGACAAATAGGGGAAAGGCTCTTGGTTCATGGGATAGATTTTTAGTACCCTACCCATTTTCAAAGTGCAAAATTGCAATCGGTGAACCGTTAATTCCAGAAACAGATGAAGATTTAAAAACTTTCGCTAATAGGTTAGAATTAAGCTTAAAGAGTCTTACACAACAAACAGACGGAGAGATGGGATGGAAAACCTGA